In Thermococcus sp., one genomic interval encodes:
- the aglJ gene encoding S-layer glycoprotein N-glycosyltransferase AglJ, translating into MDYQKDIQPENVTILIPTKNEEGGIGEVIDGFKGLGYTNILVIDGHSTDRTREIAEAKGARVVLQSGRGKGQAVAEAFKLIDSEVVVLIDGDGTYDPKDVGKLLQPIERGIAEHVIGNRLVDYEDGAFTRLNLIGNKIFNSLFRFMYGVEVHDLLTGYRALTRDLYKSVELEKQGFEVETELTVETIAKGFRIAEVPISYRERKGKANLHPVKDGWGIGRTIIELLVRYNPARYLYFLGTLFLILGFISGVYVVHEWLNHVSHNLLAIVTAILVLGGVQFMAVGFVMTYMFRVMTEIKKSLREIKQNGR; encoded by the coding sequence GTGGACTACCAAAAAGACATTCAACCAGAAAACGTGACCATACTCATCCCGACAAAAAATGAAGAGGGCGGCATCGGTGAGGTTATAGACGGCTTTAAGGGGCTCGGCTACACAAACATCCTCGTCATCGACGGTCACAGTACCGACAGGACAAGGGAGATTGCCGAGGCTAAAGGCGCCAGAGTTGTCCTCCAAAGCGGAAGGGGAAAGGGACAGGCAGTTGCAGAGGCGTTTAAGCTCATAGACAGTGAGGTTGTTGTTCTAATCGATGGCGACGGAACCTACGACCCGAAGGACGTGGGGAAACTCCTTCAGCCAATTGAGAGGGGGATAGCCGAGCACGTCATCGGGAACAGGCTGGTGGATTATGAAGACGGGGCCTTTACGAGGCTGAACCTCATCGGCAACAAAATATTCAACTCGCTCTTCCGTTTTATGTACGGCGTTGAAGTCCATGACCTCCTAACCGGGTACAGAGCCCTCACAAGGGATCTCTATAAGAGTGTGGAGCTTGAGAAGCAAGGGTTTGAAGTCGAGACGGAGCTGACGGTCGAGACGATAGCGAAGGGATTTAGAATAGCCGAGGTGCCCATAAGCTACCGCGAAAGGAAGGGGAAGGCAAATCTTCATCCGGTAAAGGACGGATGGGGGATTGGAAGAACGATAATAGAGCTACTCGTTCGCTACAACCCGGCAAGATACCTCTACTTTCTTGGAACCCTTTTCCTCATCCTCGGGTTCATCTCGGGGGTCTATGTGGTTCATGAATGGCTCAACCATGTCTCCCACAACCTGCTCGCCATAGTCACGGCAATCCTCGTGCTGGGAGGGGTGCAG